A single window of Pseudomonas marginalis DNA harbors:
- the purC gene encoding phosphoribosylaminoimidazolesuccinocarboxamide synthase has product MEKREELYRGKAKSVYKTDDANRLILLFRNDTSAFDGKRIEQLDRKGMVNNKFNAFIMQKLEAAGIPTQFDQLLGDNECLVKKLDMIPVECVVRNYAAGSLVKRLGVEEGLKLNPYTFELFLKDDAKGDPFINESHVVAFGWGTAEQLARMKELSLKVNDVLSKLFDDAGLLLVDFKLEFGVFHDGSIVLGDEFSPDGCRLWDKDTKKKMDKDRFRQGLGDVIEAYEEVAKRLGVPL; this is encoded by the coding sequence ATGGAAAAACGTGAAGAACTCTACCGCGGCAAAGCCAAGTCGGTTTACAAGACCGACGACGCCAACCGCCTGATCCTGCTGTTTCGCAACGACACCTCGGCGTTCGACGGCAAGCGCATCGAACAACTTGATCGCAAGGGCATGGTGAACAACAAGTTCAACGCCTTCATCATGCAGAAACTAGAAGCGGCCGGTATTCCGACCCAATTCGACCAACTGCTGGGCGACAACGAGTGCCTGGTGAAGAAGCTGGACATGATCCCGGTGGAATGCGTCGTGCGTAACTACGCCGCCGGCAGCCTGGTCAAGCGCCTGGGCGTGGAAGAGGGCCTCAAGCTCAATCCTTACACGTTCGAACTGTTCCTGAAGGACGACGCCAAGGGCGACCCGTTCATCAACGAATCCCACGTGGTGGCATTCGGCTGGGGCACCGCCGAGCAACTGGCACGCATGAAGGAGTTGTCCCTCAAGGTCAACGACGTGCTGAGCAAGCTGTTCGACGACGCAGGCCTGCTGTTGGTGGACTTCAAGCTGGAATTCGGCGTGTTCCACGATGGCTCCATCGTCCTGGGCGACGAATTCAGCCCGGACGGTTGCCGCCTGTGGGACAAGGACACCAAGAAGAAGATGGACAAGGACCGCTTCCGCCAAGGCCTCGGTGATGTGATCGAAGCCTACGAAGAAGTCGCCAAACGTCTCGGCGTACCGCTTTAA